The Candidatus Bathyarchaeota archaeon genome segment CATTTTTCAAGACCCCTTTGCCTCCCTCAATCCGAGAAAGCGGATCGACAAGATTCTGGAAGAACCCTTTGACATCCATGAGTTCACCAATCCCTCAAAAATAAAAGAACGTGTCGTAGGGTTGTTAGACAAAGTGGGCCTGTCATCCGACCAGGCAGACAAATATCCTCACGAATTCAGCGGCGGGCAGCTACAACGCATCGGAATCGCCCGGGCCATTGCATTGAATCCGAGTTTGATCGTTGCCGATGAACCGGTTTCCGCGCTCGATGTTTCTATTCGCGCCCAAGTGATCAACCTACTCCTCGACCTCAAGGAATCAATGCAAATATCCTATTTGTTCATTTCCC includes the following:
- a CDS encoding ATP-binding cassette domain-containing protein — translated: IFQDPFASLNPRKRIDKILEEPFDIHEFTNPSKIKERVVGLLDKVGLSSDQADKYPHEFSGGQLQRIGIARAIALNPSLIVADEPVSALDVSIRAQVINLLLDLKESMQISYLFISHDMAIVRHFCDRVAVMYLGKIVELADSEPLYNKPQHPYTEALLAAIPSIDPETKKERMKIKGDLPNAMDMPRGCAFHTRCPIREKQCEESIPQLKEARPGHHVACFLRE